In a genomic window of Lycium ferocissimum isolate CSIRO_LF1 chromosome 9, AGI_CSIRO_Lferr_CH_V1, whole genome shotgun sequence:
- the LOC132069211 gene encoding uncharacterized protein LOC132069211 has protein sequence MITRLALLFFVLMTMLTSHECWDICRRGYEDPPPPPPPPATRNGNRYGTNAWPHLKCIPGKVEGHTCWCCATTSGVGCFATMAECLFNKKCDVYRGPPAGIP, from the exons ATGATCACTCGTTTGGCTctccttttctttgttcttaTGACTATGTTGACTTCGCATGAAT GCTGGGATATATGCAGAAGAGGGTATGAagacccaccaccaccaccaccaccaccagctACAAGGAATGGAAATAGATATGGAACAAATGCATGGCCACACCTAAAATGTATACCAGGAAAAGTGGAAGGCCATACGTGCTGGTGTTGTGCTACTACTTCTGGAGTTGGATGTTTCGCTACCATGGCTGAGTGTCTTTTCAACAAGAAATGTGATGTTTATCGTGGTCCACCTGCTGGAATACCCTAA